The following are encoded together in the Flavihumibacter fluvii genome:
- a CDS encoding alpha-2-macroglobulin family protein, with product MFTKYVRLLMVLCAIGTVACNRSTVSLEYTNANKEVKQLQNLVFRFNHPLAGDSMLNRWDSTEYVRFEPAIQGRFRWESPDQLVFSPEKPLAPATSYKATISKAVLGKSTFNDLAVKEELVFFTPNLTLESTNAQWVLQDETTRVPVLEIDLLFNYRIAPESLKEKLHVTIEGKNIGYQLLTASAEDKLRLRLPGIKAEDKEYNLVIGLDEGLVPVGGKNPSKEKTGFPATISSPFVLIVNTVETEHDGTTGKIMVKTSQQIDAPSLNQLIKINPTLKFSTEITDDGFMISSDQFSMDKSYRLTLQKGIRGKIGGQLKEEYENNIAFGKLEPSISFTLSKAAYLSAAGNRNIEVRITSIDKVKIIVSKIYDNNLLAAQRYGYSPIETAGESYEYDYGSGGDASFGDVIFEKEVDTRSLAKSNGNYLFNFSIEDKIPDLKGSYHIKIRSTEDYWISDSRFISLSDIGLVAKEGKEKLFVFANSIKTAASLKDVHIIAYGANNQVLAMGATNADGVAELAYSRKDFAGFRPAMVIAKTENDFNYLVFSNTGVNTSRYDVGGKSANSTGLEAFVYGERDIYRPGERVNFAMIVRDKDWLSPGEIPVKFKFLLPTGKELKSFRKNLNMQGAADGSIDIPVAAITGTYTLEVYSGNDVLITSSPFMIEEFVPDRIKVTAKLDKTELQPNEKVNLSITATNFFGPPAANRNYECEIQVKQKMFYPRKYNAYNFNLSNQKSFFDKKLIEGMTNADGQAAASYTVPELYQNIGLLQASLYTTVFDETGRPVSRSNNIDIYTQSVFYGIGDNGYDYFTLNQEIRFPLIAIDKNEKPVSASAKVEVIKHEYRTVLTKSGGYFRYDSQTEDKVVATGNTSIAGEQSSYSFTPRSPGNYEIRVSIPGSVSYVSRSFYSYGSWGGENNSFEVNTEGQIDINTDKEKYTAGEKVRLLFKAPFSGRMLVTMEKDKVLSYQYVQVDKRTASIDLPLTKEHLPNVYITATLIKPHSIADIPLTVAHGFKSVTVEEASRKMTVEIIAAAAVRSKTRQKITVKAPAGSMVTLAAVDNGVLQVSDFKTPDPYAAFYAKRALAVNAYDLYPLLFPEIKATRSSTGGDADRSMDQRVNPMQNKRIKILSYWSGLATTNNSGEAGFEFEIPQFSGEVRLMAVAAKNESFGHAEKAMKVADPIVLSTALPRFLSPGDSITVPVNISNTTAKATSAKAAITVNGPLEVSGPAEKTTQLGANSESMVAFTVVAKKTIGVGEININVQGGAEKFTDATAITVRPPSTLQKITGSGVISSGSTQKINMGAGDFMPGTSSRTLIVSRSPALELANQLSTLVQYPYGCTEQTVSAAFPQLYFGDLAELMQTRVASKNTAAMNVIEAIRKIKMRQLYSGAVTLWDNSGTENWWATIYAAHFLLEAKKAGYDIEQSLLETMLNYINNQLNNKSTVNYIYNRNQQKKIAPKEVAYTLYVLSAAGRPNISVMNYYKAKPAILSLDARYLLSAAYAISGDKAKFRELLPGSFAGEESETQSGGSFYSPIRDESIALNALLEVDPGNAQVPVMAKHVAGALKQRSWYSTQESAFGFLAIGKLAAAANKSTATADISINGKNVGKLLNVPIKLNTKEQGGTIVTITTKGNGSVYYWWQSEGISSSGAYKEEDNYLKIRRRFFDRNGRPIAGNNFMQNDLVIVQLVLEKSYSGTVENIVLTDLIPAGFEIENPRTKDIPGMDWIKDAETPTALDARDDRIHLFVDATRARQAYYYAVRAVSPGVYQMGPASADAMYNGEYHSYHGAARITVTRKP from the coding sequence ATGTTCACGAAGTATGTAAGGCTACTCATGGTGCTGTGCGCCATAGGTACGGTAGCCTGCAACCGATCTACGGTAAGTCTCGAGTACACGAATGCCAACAAGGAAGTAAAACAATTACAAAACCTGGTATTCCGGTTCAACCATCCACTGGCCGGTGATTCAATGCTCAATAGATGGGATTCCACTGAATACGTCCGTTTTGAGCCCGCCATTCAGGGCCGGTTTCGTTGGGAAAGTCCCGACCAGCTTGTCTTTTCGCCGGAAAAACCCCTGGCGCCGGCAACCAGCTACAAGGCTACAATCTCAAAAGCTGTTTTGGGTAAATCAACATTTAATGACCTGGCTGTTAAAGAAGAGTTGGTTTTCTTTACACCAAACCTAACCCTGGAAAGCACCAATGCGCAATGGGTTTTACAGGATGAAACCACCAGGGTGCCCGTTCTGGAAATTGACCTTTTATTCAATTATCGAATAGCACCCGAGTCACTGAAAGAAAAACTGCATGTTACTATAGAAGGCAAAAATATCGGCTACCAGCTCTTAACCGCATCCGCTGAAGACAAACTTCGATTACGCTTACCCGGTATAAAGGCAGAAGACAAGGAATATAACCTTGTTATCGGGCTGGATGAAGGTTTAGTTCCGGTAGGGGGGAAAAACCCGTCGAAGGAAAAGACCGGATTCCCGGCTACCATTTCCTCGCCTTTTGTGCTTATCGTCAATACAGTTGAAACAGAGCACGATGGCACTACCGGCAAAATAATGGTGAAAACGAGCCAGCAAATTGACGCGCCCAGCCTGAACCAGCTGATTAAAATAAACCCGACCCTAAAGTTCAGTACTGAAATTACTGATGATGGTTTCATGATTTCCAGCGACCAGTTCAGCATGGATAAAAGTTACCGGCTGACACTACAAAAAGGCATCAGGGGAAAGATCGGTGGACAATTGAAAGAGGAATATGAAAATAATATAGCATTTGGAAAGCTTGAACCTTCTATAAGTTTTACGCTAAGCAAGGCGGCTTATTTATCTGCAGCGGGAAACCGCAATATAGAAGTACGGATAACCAGTATTGACAAGGTAAAAATCATTGTGTCGAAGATCTATGATAATAACTTGCTGGCTGCACAGCGATATGGATATTCGCCAATAGAAACAGCCGGTGAATCATATGAATATGATTATGGAAGCGGTGGTGACGCCAGTTTCGGTGATGTGATCTTTGAAAAAGAGGTCGACACCAGAAGCCTTGCAAAATCAAACGGCAATTACCTGTTTAATTTTTCTATAGAAGACAAAATTCCAGACCTCAAGGGAAGTTACCATATCAAAATAAGGTCCACGGAAGATTACTGGATCAGCGACAGCCGTTTTATTTCCCTGTCTGATATCGGCCTGGTGGCGAAAGAAGGAAAAGAAAAATTGTTTGTATTTGCTAACTCCATTAAAACCGCTGCATCATTAAAAGATGTACATATCATAGCCTATGGCGCCAACAACCAGGTATTGGCAATGGGTGCCACCAATGCAGACGGTGTGGCTGAACTCGCTTACTCGCGGAAAGATTTTGCGGGATTCAGGCCGGCAATGGTCATTGCGAAAACTGAAAATGATTTCAACTACCTGGTCTTTAGCAATACCGGGGTAAATACGTCGCGCTATGATGTGGGTGGTAAATCGGCCAACAGCACCGGGCTGGAAGCATTTGTTTACGGGGAAAGGGATATTTACCGTCCGGGTGAAAGGGTAAATTTCGCCATGATTGTACGCGATAAGGACTGGCTATCGCCAGGAGAAATTCCAGTGAAATTTAAATTCCTTTTACCTACCGGTAAGGAGCTGAAGTCGTTCCGTAAAAACCTGAATATGCAGGGAGCGGCGGATGGCTCCATTGATATTCCGGTTGCTGCGATAACCGGAACCTATACGCTGGAAGTATATTCGGGGAATGATGTGCTCATTACCAGTTCCCCATTCATGATTGAAGAGTTTGTGCCGGACAGGATAAAGGTAACTGCAAAATTGGATAAGACGGAATTGCAGCCAAATGAAAAAGTCAACCTCAGCATTACAGCCACCAATTTTTTTGGTCCGCCTGCGGCTAACCGTAATTACGAATGTGAGATCCAGGTAAAGCAAAAAATGTTTTATCCCAGGAAATACAATGCCTACAATTTCAACCTAAGCAACCAGAAAAGTTTCTTTGATAAAAAATTGATTGAGGGCATGACAAATGCCGATGGACAGGCGGCAGCGTCTTATACCGTTCCTGAATTGTACCAGAATATCGGGTTATTGCAGGCGTCGCTCTACACCACGGTCTTTGATGAAACCGGGCGCCCGGTGAGCCGTTCCAATAATATTGATATTTATACCCAATCTGTATTTTATGGCATTGGGGATAATGGATACGATTATTTTACATTGAACCAGGAGATCAGGTTCCCATTGATTGCCATCGACAAAAATGAAAAACCGGTAAGTGCTTCTGCCAAAGTGGAGGTCATCAAACATGAATACCGTACAGTGCTGACAAAATCAGGTGGGTATTTCCGTTATGATTCCCAAACTGAAGACAAAGTGGTAGCAACCGGAAATACATCCATTGCCGGCGAACAATCCAGCTACAGTTTTACACCCCGTTCACCAGGCAATTATGAGATCAGGGTTTCGATTCCAGGATCAGTTTCATATGTGAGCCGTTCATTTTATAGCTACGGTTCCTGGGGTGGCGAGAACAATTCCTTTGAAGTAAATACCGAAGGGCAAATAGATATTAACACCGATAAGGAAAAGTATACTGCCGGTGAAAAGGTCAGGTTGTTATTCAAAGCGCCATTCAGTGGCCGGATGCTGGTGACTATGGAGAAAGACAAAGTATTGTCTTACCAGTATGTACAGGTTGACAAACGTACGGCCAGCATTGACCTACCATTAACCAAAGAACATTTACCCAATGTCTACATAACCGCCACTTTGATCAAACCCCATTCGATTGCTGATATCCCATTGACCGTTGCCCATGGCTTTAAAAGTGTAACAGTAGAAGAAGCCAGCCGAAAAATGACCGTGGAAATCATAGCAGCCGCAGCAGTACGATCAAAAACCCGCCAGAAAATAACTGTTAAGGCCCCTGCGGGAAGTATGGTCACCCTGGCGGCAGTGGATAACGGCGTATTGCAGGTGAGTGATTTCAAAACACCTGATCCTTATGCAGCATTTTATGCGAAACGGGCACTGGCTGTAAATGCCTATGATCTTTATCCATTGTTGTTTCCGGAAATCAAGGCTACACGAAGCAGTACCGGTGGTGATGCCGACAGAAGCATGGACCAGCGGGTGAACCCCATGCAAAATAAACGCATCAAGATCCTGTCTTACTGGAGTGGATTGGCCACAACCAATAATTCCGGGGAGGCGGGTTTTGAATTTGAGATTCCGCAATTTTCCGGTGAAGTGCGGCTGATGGCGGTCGCAGCCAAAAATGAAAGTTTTGGCCATGCTGAGAAAGCCATGAAAGTGGCTGACCCCATTGTACTCAGCACTGCATTGCCCAGGTTTTTGAGTCCGGGTGATAGCATAACCGTTCCTGTTAACATTTCCAATACCACTGCTAAAGCCACCAGTGCAAAAGCAGCGATCACTGTCAACGGGCCATTGGAAGTTAGCGGGCCTGCAGAAAAAACCACTCAACTGGGCGCGAATAGTGAATCGATGGTGGCATTTACTGTTGTGGCAAAAAAAACCATTGGGGTTGGTGAAATCAATATTAATGTCCAGGGCGGTGCTGAAAAATTTACAGATGCAACAGCTATCACAGTAAGGCCACCATCCACCTTGCAGAAAATTACCGGAAGCGGGGTTATCAGCAGTGGGAGTACACAAAAAATAAATATGGGCGCCGGGGATTTTATGCCAGGCACAAGCTCCAGAACCCTCATCGTAAGCAGATCGCCTGCCCTCGAATTAGCCAACCAGTTAAGCACCCTGGTGCAATATCCCTATGGATGCACAGAACAAACAGTATCTGCGGCCTTTCCGCAATTGTATTTTGGTGATTTGGCCGAATTGATGCAAACCAGGGTGGCTTCTAAAAACACAGCTGCCATGAATGTCATTGAGGCGATCCGAAAAATTAAAATGCGGCAATTGTATAGTGGTGCAGTTACCCTTTGGGATAATTCGGGAACAGAAAACTGGTGGGCTACGATCTATGCCGCACACTTTTTGCTGGAAGCCAAAAAAGCCGGCTACGATATAGAACAAAGCCTGCTGGAGACCATGCTGAATTATATCAACAACCAGTTGAATAATAAATCAACCGTTAATTATATCTACAACCGTAACCAGCAGAAGAAAATTGCACCGAAGGAAGTAGCCTATACCTTATATGTCTTATCGGCGGCGGGAAGGCCAAATATTTCCGTCATGAATTATTACAAAGCCAAACCGGCCATTTTAAGCCTCGATGCCAGGTACCTGCTCTCTGCTGCTTATGCAATAAGTGGTGATAAAGCCAAATTCAGGGAATTATTACCAGGATCCTTTGCGGGTGAAGAATCCGAAACGCAAAGCGGCGGAAGTTTTTATTCGCCCATACGGGATGAATCAATTGCCCTGAATGCTTTGCTGGAAGTGGATCCTGGAAACGCACAGGTTCCTGTGATGGCAAAGCATGTGGCAGGCGCCTTAAAACAAAGAAGCTGGTATAGCACCCAGGAAAGTGCTTTTGGATTCCTGGCCATTGGAAAATTAGCTGCAGCTGCAAATAAGTCCACAGCAACTGCCGATATTTCCATCAATGGAAAAAATGTTGGCAAACTGTTGAATGTGCCAATAAAACTCAACACAAAAGAACAAGGCGGTACAATTGTTACCATTACTACAAAAGGAAATGGGTCTGTGTATTACTGGTGGCAGTCTGAGGGTATCAGCAGTAGCGGGGCTTATAAAGAAGAAGACAATTACCTCAAAATAAGGCGCAGGTTTTTTGATCGAAACGGAAGACCGATTGCCGGGAATAATTTTATGCAGAATGACCTGGTTATTGTTCAACTGGTATTGGAGAAGTCCTATAGTGGCACAGTAGAAAATATCGTGTTAACAGACCTGATACCTGCTGGCTTTGAAATAGAAAATCCCCGCACCAAGGAT
- the pbpC gene encoding penicillin-binding protein 1C, with amino-acid sequence MQTSSAYFHNLLRTRIFKISAGILLVFLLFILASLIFPLPDKVSYSPVITDDKGTVVHAYLTPDQKWRMKTLLHEISPELQKAILEKEDKWFYYHPGINPFAIGRALALNLIAGKRTSGASTITMQVAKALEPKSRTYLHKLVEIFRSFQLEWKYTKPEILQLYLNLVPYGGNIEGVKSAAVLYFNKNPDHLSLAELMALSVIPNRPSSLVMGRNNDQIVAARNKWLLRFKAGHIFSAGEIADALDEPLTAKRLPAPQYIPHLAYKLGRSGDEITHTFINLNAQLKTEKLVRDYVHALAPMNIRNAAVVVMDNQTHRVVTYVGSADYTDNIDGGQVNGAAAIRQPGSTLKPLLYGLCMDAGIMTPKTVLTDAAINYNGYAPENFDKQLNGYVTMEYALEHSLNIPAVKSLRALGKDRFVQQLAACNFNQVKKDQGKLGLSLILGGCGTTLEEMTALFSCFANEGIFIQPAYSLTAQRPQKTRVLSAASTFMVNEMLSKINRPDFPLNWFSTEKMPKIAWKTGTSYGRRDAWSIGYNKRYTIGVWVGNFSGVGSSALTGAEIATPLLFRIFNTLDYDTDQDWFRQPVDCALRKVCGATGLVPGEYCTELVSDYFIPLVSSGKLCEHIRQVMVDEAEKISYCTTCMPVAGYKKLLYTDIAPDMQFWMETHKILYKKIPPHNPDCEKIFREGGPVIVSPAANAEYLIEKKYPEPLQLASNVSGDVSKVFWYINDQFYKTTEARTKIFFTPPEGPVKISCTDDKGRNRDIWIRVKFIGQ; translated from the coding sequence ATGCAAACGTCTTCCGCATATTTCCACAACCTGCTACGTACACGCATTTTCAAAATCTCTGCTGGTATTTTGTTAGTTTTCCTGTTGTTTATTCTGGCCAGCCTCATTTTTCCATTGCCCGATAAGGTGTCTTATTCACCGGTAATTACAGATGACAAGGGCACGGTGGTGCATGCCTACCTGACCCCTGATCAAAAGTGGCGGATGAAAACTTTGCTACATGAAATTTCTCCCGAACTGCAAAAAGCCATCCTGGAAAAGGAAGACAAATGGTTCTATTATCACCCTGGAATAAATCCGTTTGCTATCGGCAGGGCGCTGGCCCTGAACCTTATTGCAGGTAAAAGGACTTCTGGTGCGTCCACCATTACCATGCAGGTAGCTAAAGCACTGGAGCCCAAAAGCCGCACCTACCTGCATAAACTTGTTGAAATTTTTCGCTCTTTCCAGTTGGAATGGAAGTACACCAAACCGGAAATCCTGCAGCTTTACCTGAACCTGGTACCCTATGGTGGGAATATTGAAGGCGTGAAGTCAGCTGCTGTATTGTATTTCAATAAGAACCCCGATCACCTCTCCCTGGCAGAACTAATGGCTTTATCGGTGATCCCGAACCGGCCTTCGAGCCTGGTGATGGGCAGGAACAATGACCAGATCGTCGCCGCCAGGAACAAATGGTTACTCAGGTTTAAGGCAGGCCATATTTTCTCTGCCGGTGAAATTGCCGATGCACTCGATGAACCGCTTACTGCAAAACGCTTGCCCGCACCACAATACATTCCGCACCTGGCCTATAAACTGGGCAGGTCCGGCGATGAAATCACGCATACTTTTATCAACCTGAACGCCCAGCTGAAAACCGAAAAACTGGTCAGGGATTATGTGCATGCACTGGCCCCGATGAATATACGAAACGCTGCAGTCGTGGTAATGGATAACCAAACCCACCGGGTGGTGACATATGTAGGGTCAGCTGATTATACTGACAATATTGACGGCGGCCAGGTGAATGGAGCTGCTGCCATCCGTCAACCCGGTAGTACCCTGAAACCGTTACTGTATGGACTTTGTATGGATGCCGGCATCATGACCCCAAAGACTGTTCTGACAGATGCTGCGATCAACTATAATGGATATGCGCCGGAAAATTTCGATAAGCAATTGAATGGTTATGTCACCATGGAGTATGCGCTCGAACATTCTTTAAACATTCCCGCAGTTAAAAGTTTACGAGCCCTTGGAAAGGACAGGTTCGTTCAACAGCTGGCTGCCTGCAATTTTAACCAGGTGAAAAAAGACCAGGGAAAACTGGGACTCTCCCTGATATTAGGCGGTTGCGGTACAACCTTGGAAGAGATGACCGCCCTTTTTTCCTGCTTTGCCAATGAAGGGATATTCATTCAGCCGGCATATTCACTTACGGCACAGAGGCCGCAAAAAACCAGGGTATTGTCTGCCGCATCCACTTTTATGGTGAACGAGATGTTATCAAAAATTAACCGGCCCGATTTCCCCCTGAATTGGTTCAGTACAGAAAAAATGCCTAAGATCGCCTGGAAGACCGGTACATCCTATGGCCGTCGGGACGCCTGGAGTATTGGTTATAATAAGCGCTATACCATTGGTGTTTGGGTGGGGAATTTTTCCGGGGTTGGATCATCCGCTTTAACTGGCGCTGAAATTGCTACGCCCTTGTTGTTCCGGATTTTTAATACACTTGATTATGATACGGACCAGGACTGGTTTCGCCAACCCGTTGACTGTGCCTTGCGGAAAGTTTGTGGTGCTACTGGACTCGTGCCCGGTGAATATTGTACAGAGCTGGTGTCTGATTATTTCATTCCCCTGGTTTCTTCTGGTAAGCTTTGCGAACATATCCGGCAGGTAATGGTGGATGAAGCTGAAAAGATCTCCTATTGTACCACCTGCATGCCGGTTGCGGGATATAAAAAATTGCTGTATACGGACATTGCCCCTGATATGCAGTTCTGGATGGAAACACATAAGATCCTGTATAAAAAAATTCCCCCGCATAATCCTGACTGTGAAAAGATCTTCAGGGAGGGTGGACCGGTAATTGTCTCTCCTGCCGCAAACGCTGAATACCTGATTGAAAAGAAATACCCGGAACCCCTGCAGCTCGCCTCTAATGTGAGCGGGGATGTCAGCAAAGTATTCTGGTACATTAATGACCAGTTTTATAAAACCACGGAAGCACGCACAAAAATATTCTTTACTCCACCGGAGGGACCCGTCAAAATTTCCTGCACCGATGATAAAGGCCGTAACAGGGATATCTGGATTAGGGTTAAATTTATCGGACAATAA
- a CDS encoding OmpA family protein, protein MKPLVAVSILMAGCMAVHAQPHIDSLPRLIPQKENIITAETVIKIENLGININSDLPELRPTVSADGNLLFFICENHPRNTKYNSVPNSQDIWFSERDTLGNWSEARHLSYPLNTVQYNALYWISPDNNRILIRGAFLNGAFVGNGVSMSYLTESGRWSEPEALAIKNYNKYDRGQQSGAVMAQDGKTLLLYMTPEKSGSLNDIFVCFQTDNGSWTEPKSLGKKINFPEFDEMTPYLAADGVTLYFSSNREGGLGDNDIWMAKRLDNSWQKWTDPVNLGAPINSSNWDAFFTMDAGGEYAYLTTSLNSLGESDIVRVKLLEREKPDPVVLVSGNVYNLKTKEPLSASLVYETLPDGKEAGNALSSPLDGAFKIVLPYNKNYSIRAKADHFFAVSENLNLDSLVKAGYKEIHKDLYLAPIEIGQVVRLNNVFFDFDKWDLRRESFVELNRVVKLLQENEAIEIEMSAHTDSKGSDEYNYKLSDDRARSVREYIISKGIAASRIISQGYGETKPVVTNDTDENRQLNRRVEFKILKN, encoded by the coding sequence TTGAAACCCTTAGTTGCTGTATCAATATTGATGGCTGGTTGTATGGCTGTGCATGCACAACCGCATATTGACTCCCTGCCCCGGCTCATTCCTCAAAAGGAAAATATCATCACCGCAGAGACTGTCATAAAGATTGAAAACCTGGGTATTAATATTAATTCGGACCTGCCCGAACTGCGGCCAACGGTTTCAGCGGATGGCAACCTCCTGTTTTTTATCTGTGAAAACCACCCCCGGAATACCAAGTACAATTCGGTACCCAATTCTCAGGATATCTGGTTTTCTGAACGCGATACGCTGGGCAACTGGAGTGAAGCCAGGCACCTGTCTTACCCCCTGAATACTGTTCAATACAATGCCTTGTACTGGATTTCACCCGATAACAACCGGATACTCATCCGCGGCGCATTCCTGAATGGTGCTTTCGTAGGTAATGGGGTAAGCATGAGCTATCTCACCGAATCAGGCCGATGGAGTGAGCCCGAAGCACTGGCTATTAAAAACTATAATAAGTACGACCGTGGCCAGCAATCGGGTGCCGTGATGGCCCAGGATGGCAAAACCCTTTTACTGTATATGACCCCTGAAAAAAGCGGGTCATTGAATGATATTTTTGTCTGCTTTCAAACCGATAATGGCAGCTGGACAGAACCTAAATCCCTGGGTAAAAAAATCAACTTTCCGGAATTTGATGAAATGACTCCTTACCTCGCAGCGGATGGCGTGACGTTATATTTTAGCAGTAACCGGGAAGGCGGATTGGGGGATAATGATATCTGGATGGCCAAAAGGTTGGATAATAGCTGGCAGAAATGGACCGATCCGGTCAACCTGGGCGCACCCATAAATTCCAGTAACTGGGATGCATTTTTTACGATGGATGCCGGTGGCGAATATGCCTACCTCACCACCAGCCTGAACTCCCTCGGGGAATCGGATATCGTGCGGGTAAAATTACTGGAACGCGAAAAGCCTGACCCGGTGGTATTGGTGAGTGGTAATGTATATAACCTGAAAACCAAAGAGCCACTCAGTGCTTCGCTGGTCTATGAAACCCTGCCCGACGGAAAGGAAGCAGGTAATGCTTTGTCGAGCCCGTTGGATGGGGCCTTCAAAATTGTACTGCCTTACAATAAAAACTATAGCATCAGGGCTAAGGCCGACCATTTTTTCGCTGTATCTGAAAACCTCAACCTCGATTCGCTGGTGAAGGCCGGTTACAAGGAAATCCATAAGGACCTATATCTCGCTCCCATTGAAATTGGCCAGGTGGTTCGGCTGAACAATGTATTCTTCGACTTCGATAAGTGGGACCTTCGCAGGGAATCTTTTGTGGAGCTGAACCGCGTGGTAAAATTGCTCCAGGAGAACGAAGCGATTGAAATTGAAATGAGTGCCCATACCGACAGCAAAGGCTCTGATGAATACAACTATAAACTCAGTGATGACCGCGCCAGGTCTGTTCGCGAATATATCATTTCGAAAGGCATTGCTGCATCCCGTATTATTTCACAAGGCTATGGTGAAACCAAACCGGTGGTTACAAATGATACCGATGAAAACAGGCAGTTGAACAGGCGGGTCGAATTCAAGATATTGAAGAACTAG
- a CDS encoding YdcF family protein — MLHKEIHDWSKKLWDYHHVEHTLSKADCILALGSHDLRVADRAAELYLQGLAPIVIFSGGLGNFTKESWTEPEADQFARIAREKGVPDRDILVENKSTNTGENIMFTQQLLASKGLDPRSFIVVQKPYMERRSYATFKKHWPEKDLMVTSPQISFDDYPTAEIPLEKVIHIMVGDLQRIKYYPAKGFQVSQEIPEEVWQAYEQLVAAGFDQHLIKD, encoded by the coding sequence ATGCTGCATAAGGAAATTCATGATTGGTCGAAAAAATTATGGGACTACCATCATGTGGAACATACCCTCAGCAAAGCGGACTGCATATTGGCATTAGGAAGTCATGACCTTCGGGTTGCCGACCGCGCTGCTGAATTATACTTACAGGGCTTGGCGCCTATCGTAATTTTTTCCGGCGGGCTTGGTAATTTTACGAAAGAATCCTGGACCGAACCAGAAGCTGACCAGTTTGCCCGGATAGCGCGGGAAAAAGGTGTTCCCGATAGGGATATCCTTGTTGAAAACAAGAGCACCAATACCGGGGAAAATATTATGTTCACCCAACAACTCCTTGCTTCAAAAGGCCTGGACCCGCGAAGTTTCATTGTTGTACAAAAGCCATACATGGAAAGACGGAGTTATGCCACCTTCAAAAAGCACTGGCCCGAAAAAGACCTGATGGTCACATCCCCTCAAATTAGTTTTGATGATTACCCAACTGCTGAGATACCGCTTGAAAAAGTGATCCATATCATGGTGGGTGATTTACAGCGGATTAAATACTACCCTGCAAAAGGTTTCCAGGTCAGCCAGGAAATTCCGGAAGAAGTCTGGCAGGCTTATGAACAACTTGTGGCAGCTGGATTTGACCAGCACCTCATTAAAGATTAA
- a CDS encoding amidohydrolase family protein, with the protein MRLAYCLILLLVGARLANAQKTVTYFITADRVFDGENMHTGWAVIVENDKIQAVGPATQLKAPAGAIKVYSPNSTIMPGLIEGHSHIFLYPYNITDWDTQVLKEADAYRTARATVHLETSLLAGFTTLRDLGTEGAGYGDVALKRAVNEGVIPGPRLLVAGRAIVATGSYGPKGYDTDSKIMLGAQEADGNDLARVVREQMGNGADIIKVYADYHWGPDKESLPTFSLDELKLARETANSGGRPLVAHASTKEGMRRAILAGAETIEHGDEVDDEIAGLMKSHNVTLMATLAASESVGQYKGWKKGTSPAPEGISKKKKGFKTALAEGVNIGMGGDVGVFAHGENVLEMELMAEYGMPAIDILRAATSVNARAFHIENICGLIKPGLKADLIIVSGNPAQQISDCRKVKWVMKDGVVYKDELH; encoded by the coding sequence ATGCGACTTGCATATTGCCTGATCCTGCTGCTGGTTGGCGCCCGGCTTGCGAATGCACAAAAAACGGTGACCTATTTTATTACAGCTGACAGGGTGTTTGACGGAGAGAATATGCATACCGGCTGGGCGGTTATCGTGGAAAATGACAAGATACAGGCCGTTGGCCCGGCAACCCAGCTGAAAGCGCCGGCTGGCGCCATCAAAGTGTATTCGCCCAATTCAACTATAATGCCCGGGCTCATTGAAGGGCATTCCCATATTTTTTTATATCCGTACAATATCACCGACTGGGATACCCAGGTGTTGAAGGAAGCTGATGCTTACCGCACAGCAAGGGCTACTGTTCACCTGGAAACCAGCCTGCTGGCAGGCTTTACCACTTTGCGCGACCTGGGTACCGAAGGGGCGGGCTATGGAGATGTTGCATTGAAACGCGCGGTTAACGAAGGTGTTATTCCCGGTCCGCGTTTACTGGTGGCCGGCAGGGCCATTGTTGCTACAGGATCTTATGGGCCAAAGGGGTATGATACCGATTCGAAGATCATGTTAGGTGCACAGGAAGCGGATGGTAATGACCTTGCACGAGTGGTCCGTGAACAAATGGGCAATGGTGCGGATATCATTAAGGTGTATGCCGATTACCATTGGGGCCCTGACAAGGAAAGCCTGCCCACTTTCTCACTGGATGAACTTAAGTTGGCACGGGAAACCGCCAACAGCGGCGGCCGGCCCCTGGTGGCACATGCTTCCACCAAAGAAGGAATGCGCAGGGCCATACTTGCCGGTGCTGAAACCATTGAACATGGCGATGAGGTGGATGATGAAATCGCCGGACTGATGAAATCACACAATGTTACGCTTATGGCGACCCTGGCCGCCAGTGAATCTGTCGGCCAATATAAGGGTTGGAAAAAAGGGACATCACCCGCGCCGGAGGGCATCTCCAAAAAAAAGAAAGGCTTCAAAACAGCACTTGCCGAAGGCGTGAACATAGGGATGGGTGGCGATGTGGGTGTTTTCGCCCACGGTGAAAATGTTTTGGAAATGGAACTGATGGCCGAATATGGAATGCCGGCTATTGATATCCTTCGGGCGGCTACAAGTGTGAATGCCCGGGCATTTCACATCGAAAATATATGTGGGCTGATTAAACCCGGACTAAAAGCTGACCTCATCATTGTTTCCGGTAATCCTGCACAGCAGATCTCCGATTGCCGCAAAGTGAAATGGGTCATGAAAGACGGGGTGGTGTACAAAGATGAATTGCATTAA